A genomic segment from Ciona intestinalis chromosome 10, KH, whole genome shotgun sequence encodes:
- the LOC100180975 gene encoding AP-3 complex subunit sigma-2 isoform X3, translating into MIKAILVFNNHGKPRLLRFYQHYTEEQQQQIVRETFHLVSRRDDDVCSFLEGGTLIGGSDYKLIYRHYATLYFVFCVDSSESELGILDLIQVFVETLDRCFENVCELDLIFHVDKAGLSAAPAKAAAALKNIDLPSLPKDLKLPDLPKLPSFR; encoded by the exons atgattaaagcTATTTTAGTATTCAACAACCACGGGAAACCAAGGCTCTTACGCTTCTACCAGCATTAC ACTGAGGAACAGCAGCAACAAATAGTGCGAGAAACTTTTCACCTCGTATCAAGGAGAGATGATGACGTTTGTAGTTTCCTGGAAGGTGGAAC TTTAATTGGGGGTTCCGattacaaacttatttatcgaCATTACGCAACACTTTACTTTGTATTCTGTGTGGATTCTTCTGAAAGTGAACTTGGTATACTAGATTTAATACag GTTTTTGTTGAAACACTGGATCgttgttttgaaaatgtttgtgAACTTGATCTTATCTTCCATGTAGACAAG GCTGGTTTATCTGCAGCACCAGCGAAAGCAGCAGCTGCACTTAAGAACATTGACTTACCAAGTTTACCTAAGGATCTCAAACTACCAGACCTACCAAAGCTTCCATCTTTTAGATGA
- the LOC100185693 gene encoding uncharacterized protein LOC100185693, which yields MASKVSHKEAHFLEMKKAIILHLMTLGFDSRKMENKYSCRLDENMFDKPNKRAFEVVFYFLFCKLDSSQAEQLFRLCFPGIDKQATLEFRKRTFAWLKRIAEENPKCGLKVSSTLLMSPGGWEFVHFVFLFTQFVLLKLCRSKISSEGSLQTLILSKNKRLAQVQNKVLQARSINMHKGIVKDVRVFSRGDNDIHNAFQHMLNTYHELQQEKAAATKAILKYKKLLKLDAKKQEDLKAYQQRLNKGIKQLRGMWGKVTSAVVDTRNSSEILASVIEDKNHKLEAEKLTLQVPSRLVNEYTEEIYQTVGSSLIQSGKINLLSVGSITTFSFMSIRDQLHKYGLPNFETQVPFLKIQAELHQEQLAKLCDIKSEAISVIKSAEKNISNLEEMLDAKYKIHSYSSDFSSTTDLQSDETDVSNVTSSLSNQTDSFESMDDSGTSLALKYLVPAGVNLDDFLQEVVSEPPISPCTPSTPTSENIKSPDITTLPQPEPQPISQKKSKTASKLKPPTSKPLHTQPLSKSPYTKSPLVQGIQTDRASNRISIGRRVGGSYTPDRHGASVNQGRIKSLKQKGRKSMSLPSSPLVTRSVGKTLETRVDEEVPTVTPTWEKHLIDRIVNQTISDDLISPLFVYNQDELDQSAFVSVDKLPRTPTESFSKSTTDICEDNDGGLEAGGSTNKLIENEPGHISDEELNNLEVSGLNHFTHESENLLLNDEKLNHSEVAETSQLQTSQLVTEMAKSAFDSEGKSVDEESIYPDSIEEEKNFSPNSPTPQHTLPVFKTAEFNLETEYEHFVNSSVSSCDDSSPKSPENDIFSNWDTAGSANILDVSNLSLVDLEDSPEDPKVGGCNLIDLDETIGDSKSELAETTSSNLPTSTLNLIDLLMDDAPQQENLASILPCNTLEHDLFDSAAAPTSQTLLDVQTPDKFEQTASDSPFEHELLGTNVPLDLLGSTVTPPRPTLREVPLNLLPTTDLLIGCETPDFERYQSVLKRRK from the exons ATGGCTTCCAAAGTGAGCCACAAGGAAGCTCATTTCTTGGAAATGAAAAAGGCGATTATCCTTCATCTTATGACTCTGGGGTTTGATTCAAggaaaatggaaaataaataCAG tTGCCGTTTGGACGAGAATATGTTTGACAAGCCAAACAAACGAGCTTTTGAAGtagttttttatttccttttctGCAAGCTGGATAGTTCACAAGCTGAACAGCTTTtcag GTTGTGTTTTCCTGGTATAGATAAGCAAGCAACGCTAGAGTTTCGAAAGCGAACTTTTGCATGGTTGAAACGAATTGCtgaa gaAAACCCAAAGTGTGGCTTGAAAGTTTCTTCTACTCTTCTCATGTCACCAGGCGGATGGGAATTCGTGCATTTTGTTTTCCTATTCACTCAGTTTGTTTTACTTAAACTGTGCA GATCCAAAATTTCTTCAGAGGGAAGTTTGCAAACACTTATTCTGTCAAAAAACAAGCGTCTCGCTCAAGTACAAAATAAAGTGTTGCAAGCAAGAAGTATTAACATGCATAAAGGAATAGTTAAAGATGTTCGTGTATTTAGCAGAGGTGACAATGATATTCATAACGCCTTTCA ACATATGTTAAACACATATCATGAACTACAACAAGAAAAAGCTGCTGCAACTaaagcaattttaaaatacaagaaaTTACTCAAATTAGATGC AAAAAAGCAAGAAGACTTAAAGGCCTACCAACAGCGGCTTAATAAAGGAATTAAACAACTTCGTGGAATGTGGGGCAAAGTAACAAGTGCTGTTGTCGACACTAGAAATTca AGTGAAATCCTAGCAAGTGTTATAGAGgataaaaatcataaattagAAGCTGAAAAACTGACTTTACAAGTTCCATCTAGGCTTGTCAATGAATACACAGAAGAAATTTACCAA acTGTTGGGTCAAGTTTGATTCAATCCGGAAAAATTAATCTCCTGAGTGTGGGGTCTATCACCACATTTTCGTTCATGTCAATACGTGACCAGTTGCACAAAT ATGGATTGCCAAATTTTGAGACTCAGGTTCCATTTCTTAAAATTCAAGCTGAATTGCATCAAGAACAGTTAGCAAAACTATGTGACATTAA GTCAGAGGCTATAAGCGTTATAAAATCTgcggaaaaaaatatttctaaccTGGAAGAAATGTTGgatgcaaaatataaaatacattcttACTCATCGGATTTCAGCAGCACTACTG ATCTCCAAAGTGATGAAACAGACGTTAGTAACGTAACTTCATCACTTTCAAACCAAACGGACTCATTTGAATCAATGGATGATTCTGGCACCTCACTTGCTTTGAAGTATCTGGTGCCAGCAG GTGTAAATTTGGATGACTTTCTGCAAGAGGTTGTTTCTGAGCCCCCTATCTCACCTTGTACCCCAAGCACGCCAACCTccgaaaatataaaatcccCTGATATAACCACTTTACCTCAACCTGAACCTCAACCTATCAGTCAAAAGAAAAGCAAAACCGCAAGCAAACTAAAACCACCCACCTCCAAACCATTACATACACAACCACTATCTAAATCACCCTATACCAAGTCACCATTAGTACAAGGAATACAAACTGATAGAGCAAGTAACAGGATAAG TATTGGCAGAAGAGTTGGTGGCTCCTACACACCAG ATCGACATGGTGCATCAGTTAATCAGGGAAGGATAAAATCGCTGAAACAGAAAGGTCGTAAATCAATGTCTCTCCCTTCCTCTCCTCTTGTTACTAGGTCAGTAGGTAAAACTTTGGAAACGAGAGTGGATGAAGAAGTTCCAACAGTGACACCAACCTGGGAGAAGCATTTGATTGACCGG atTGTAAACCAAACCATCAGCGATGATCTAATATCGCCACTGTTTGTATACAATCAAGATGAATTGG ACCAATCAGCATTTGTATCTGTTGATAAACTGCCTCGTACACCAACTGAatcattttcaaaatcaacaaCTGATATTTGTGAAG ACAATGATGGTGGATTGGAAGCAGGCGGTTCAACTAACAAACTGATCGAAAATGAGCCCGGCCATATTTCTGATGAGGAATTGAACAATTTAGAAGTTTCAGGATTAAACCATTTTACCCATGAAAGTGAAAACCTGTTACTTAATGATGAGAAATTGAACCACTCAGAAGTTGCAGAGACAAGTCAACTTCAGACAAGTCAACTTGTGACAGAAATGGCCAAGTCAGCTTTCGATAGTGAAGGAAAATCAGTTGATGAAGAAAGTATATATCCAG atTCGATTGAGGAAGAAAAAAATTTCTCTCCAAACTCCCCAACACCACAACATACTTTACCAGTTTTTAAAAC aGCTGAGTTTAACTTAGAAACTGAATATGAACATTTTGTCAACTCAAGTGTCTCGAGCTGTGATGATTCTTCTCCAAAATCTCCTGAAA atGATATATTTTCAAACTGGGATACAGCAGGTTCAGCCAACATTCTTGATGTGAGCAATTTATCATTAGTAGATCTAGAAGATTCTCCAGAAGATCCGAAAGTTGGAGGTTGCAACTTAATTGATCTTGATGAAACCATAG GTGACTCAAAGAGTGAATTAGCAGAAACCACATCTTCCAATCTACCTACTtctactttaaatttaatcgaTCTTTTGATGGATGATGCCCCTCAACAAGAAAATCTTGCTTCTATTCTCCCCTGCAATACTCTTGAGCATGATCTTTTTGATTCTGCAGCTGCCCCGACAAGTCAAACTTTGCTAGATGTTCAAACTCCTGATAAGTTTGAGCAAACTGCTTCAGATTCCCCTTTTGAACATGAATTGTTAGGCACTAATGTTCCACTAGATCTGTTAGGTTCAACAGTTACACCACCACGACCAACCCTAAGAGAAGTTCCATTGAATTTACTTCCAACTACTGATTTATTGATCGGTTGTGAAACACCTGATTTTGAGAGGTACCAGTCGgttttaaaaagaagaaaatga
- the LOC100183360 gene encoding uncharacterized protein LOC100183360: MKWNTLCLFLVGLIVRKSHAFDQTMVASAVGREVVDATLQKIHESGIFTSDYEFLRRIAYAETKFGAAGLPVNERGGLWQIDDNIHQLLTTSTTVTTQLEAIRNTFNLTTFLTDAIYETPLESALAARLYIQHVQGTSVVPAAINEQATWWAFNYRTSSTSNVFEISAAELGVNDFNNCGSLGADIIFLVDGASSIGATNFQHLLDFVLATGEIFNQTTNRYGLTVFATTSTTYGELFNVTSRDFLNVVAGAMQPPGEPSTWIGSGIQTVLDSGFQTSNGARPSSMAIPKILVLVVANPSNDQLSSAELAHAAGITTFVVGTGNALTSEMNQIAEDPDVTHTFHTPTFTELSHFSQQLANQLCRVSTEVQTNTEIATTIPPGKKFTFKVAVLSSSDTATLKITKSKTTAHGIVYISGSTPNPSEAYYDLAVEIEQGSTVITIDTSNITFKSISARSKARYPKSHSAELYVTVTSTGATSLDFTFNVSISVFEIPVTTVPTVVVGGGDDTSTVVIWIIIAICVFLFVFLIIACRFMCVPWFLFGGKTKQRDYPRIVSHDIGTSVQNLQDFQSEIHILDTMSLDVESIVAIQPEREVTPILLRDEDRHQQLRRNLEKAMAEGKNWKEIQRCLDEFERSVALAPCGEEDYALLEEANKFIFEEKKRFLHKQLLKGIEHQDYKLLKKTLEEIDHSDMTPSNDHVFDRDVAHARHLLERTNQLEKAREAVMSISQTMISEIRSYGSPPDAVKSVMISTYLLLGENEDTLQDWKVIRALLGRMGKAALKRRVVEQEAVDIKPSVAARVSQVINDTNIDEVEDISKAISYFYAWCDTMLEEVKDHHNIDNFDEFLKPSIPVERKKLKKNKVSPIPIPVEALLGSKPVSAAVDAFGELDDRASPEGISREAEHVEETNSGGDSEDDDDVASEESLAEVESQTIDEEEKVRIFQKINWQINHLR; this comes from the exons ATGAAATGGAATACACTGTGCTTGTTTTTAGTTGGACTGATTGTAAGAAAAAG CCATGCATTCGATCAAACAATGGTGGCTTCAGCAGTTGGCAGAGAGGTAGTTGACGCTACATTGCAGAAGATTCACGAGTCTGGAATATTTACATCAGACTACGAATTTCTTCGAAGGATTGCATACGCTGAGACCAAATTTGGCGCTGCCGGCTTACCTGTTAATGAACGTGGAGGTCTATGGCAG ATTGACGACAACATACATCAATTACTCACGACTTCCACTACTGTAACCACACAGCTTGAAGCAATTAGAAATACATTCAACCTGACTACATTTCTAACAGATGCAATTTACGA AACGCCTCTGGAGTCGGCGTTGGCGGCAAGACTGTACATTCAACATGTACAAGGTACTTCTGTCGTTCCTGCTGCAATAAATGAGCAAGCAACATGGTGGGCATTTAACTATAGAACCTCCAGCACTTCGAATGTGTTTGAAATCTCGGCAGCGGAACTCGGCGTTAACGATTTTAACA ATTGCGGAAGCTTGGGCGCTGACATAATATTCTTGGTTGATGGCGCATCTTCAATAGGAGCTACAAACTTTCAGCATCTTCTAGACTTCGTTTTAGCAACTGGTGAAATTTTCAATCAGACCACAAACAGATACGGGTTAACGGTTTTTGCAACAACGAGCACAACGTATGGGGAACTATTTAATGTTACAAGCAGAGATTTCTTGAACGTTGTTGCTGGTGCGATGCAGCCACCAGGAGAAC CATCAACATGGATCGGGTCTGGAATACAAACCGTGCTCGATAGTGGCTTTCAAACTTCCAACGGTGCGAGGCCTTCTTCGATGGCAATTCCTAAGATCCTCGTTCTAGTGGTCGCTAATCCAAGTAACGACCAACTATCATCTGCGGAACTG GCCCATGCTGCTGGTATCACAACATTCGTGGTAGGTACGGGTAACGCGCTCACATCAGAAATGAACCAAATAGCAGAGGACCCTGACGTCACACATACATTCCACACACCAACGTTTACAGAACTTTCTCATTTTTCACAACAACTTGCGAACCAGCTATGCAGAGTTTCGACCGAAGTTCAA ACAAACACAGAAATTGCGACCACAATACCACCGGGTAAAAAGTTCACGTTCAAGGTTGCTGTTCTTTCAAGTTCGGACACTGCAACTTTAAAAATCActaaatctaaaacaacagCGCATGGTATCGTGTATATATCTGGTTCAACTCCAAATCCAAGTGAAGCATATTACGATCTAGCAGTAGAAATTGAACAG GGTTCGACGGTTATTACAATCGACACTAGCAACATAACTTTCAAATCCATCTCGGCCCGAAGTAAGGCTAGATATCCAAAAAGTCACTCCGCAGAATTATACGTCACTGTGACGTCAACAGGTGCTACGTCACTGGATTTTACATTCAATGTCTCCATATCTGTATTTGAAATTCCTGTTACAACG GTTCCAACTGTTGTGGTCGGTGGTGGAGACGATACATCGACTGTTGTGATTTGGATTATCATTGCGATATGCGTTTTTCTTTTCGTCTTCTTGATCATAGCGTGCAGGTTCATGTGTGTACCGTGGTTCTTGTTTGGAGGGAAAACAAAGCAAAGAGATTACCCCAGGATCGTCAGCCATGATATCGGCACTTCTGTACAGAATTTGCAAGACTTTCAAAGCGAAATACAT atTCTGGATACTATGTCGTTGGATGTAGAGTCTATTGTAGCAATACAACCAGAGAGAGAAGTAACACCCATCTTACTACGAGACGAAGATCGACATCAACAGTTAAGACGGAATTTAGAAAAAGCGATGGCCGAGGGAAAGAATTG GAAAGAGATACAGAGGTGTTTGGATGAATTTGAAAGATCTGTAGCTTTAGCGCCATGTGGCGAGGAAGACTACGCTCTCTTGGAGGAAGCAAACAAATTCATATTTGAAGAAAAGAAGAGATTTCTTCACAAGCAGCTATTGAAGGGCATAGAACATCAGGATTATAAGTTATTGAAAAAAACTCTCGAAGAAATTGATCATTCTGACATGACGCCTTCGAACGATCACGTGTTCGATCGTGACGTGGCTCACGCGCGACATCTTCTGGAGAGAACAAACCAACTGGAAAAGGCGCGAGAAGCTGTGATGTCTATCAGTCAAACTATGATATCAGAAATTCGAAGTTACGGATCACCACCCGATGCTGTGAAGTCAGTGATGATATCAACGTATTTGTTACTTGGGGAAAATGAGGACACTTTGCAG GACTGGAAAGTGATTAGAGCCTTACTTGGTCGTATGGGAAAAGCTGCTTTAAAACGGCGGGTAGTTGAACAAGAAGCAGTTGACATAAAACCTTCAGTTGCTGCTCGTGTTTCACAAGTAATTAACGACACCAATATTGATGAAGTTGAAGATATAAGCAAGGCTATATCTTATTTCTACGCATGG tgCGATACTATGCTAGAAGAAGTGAAGGACCACCATAATATTGACAACTTTGATGAATTCCTGAAGCCAAGCATACCAGTGGAGcgcaaaaagttaaaaaagaacaaagtTTCGCCAATTCCTATCCCGGTAGAAGCGTTGCTGGGTTCGAAGCCCGTTTCGGCTGCTGTTGATGCGTTTGGTGAGTTAGATGACCGAGCCTCCCCGGAAGGTATTTCAAGAGAAGCGGAGCATGTGGAGGAAACGAACTCCGGGGGAGATTCTGAAGATGACGATGATGTTGCGTCGGAAGAAAGTCTTGCAGAGGTGGAATCTCAAACAATAGATGAAGAAGAAAAAGTTCGAATTTTCCAGAAAATCAATTGGCAGATAAATCACCTTCGTTAA
- the LOC100183324 gene encoding SUMO-activating enzyme subunit 2, with protein sequence MEVSSEVNTPLSSSVLTDVNNAKLFVVGAGGIGCELLKNLVLTGFRNIEVIDLDTIDVSNLNRQFLFQKKHVGKSKAMVAKESVLRLCPKANINARHDSIFNPQYNMQFFKQFDLVLNALDNRAARNHVNRMCLAADVPLIESGSAGYLGQVTVIKKSVTECYECQPAPRQKSFPGCTIRNTPSELIHCIVWAKYLFNQLFGEEDADQDVSPDTADPEAANNPGEKGDGSSEENNSHDLDKPRISTREWARECDYDAEKIFNKLFHTDINYLLSMDKLWQKRTPPKPVLWAECQEIQERQLDHQTVMTLQENARLFSESINALKDEFKKQGDGGMLVWDKDEDPAMNFTSSVANIRAHIFHIEEKSCFEVKSMAGNIIPAIASTNAIVAGLIVLQALCLIRKRFADCRTVYVCEAVNDTKKLLKPCTLDPPKRGCYVCAEKPEITLKLNTKTLTCEQFRDKILKSHLGMLAPDVEILDGRGTILISSEEDEEENQSLGQTLDSFNITHGSRLRADDFLQNYDIVVNILHEENLPDDMIFQVSETKGTIGASAEKETTPENNTEENSVVQEDKIEIIEDADPSASQDEIPRKRKRSSTNDKDSVLIDSSKRSKQCDDSVIVNDDNNVVVLD encoded by the coding sequence ATGGAAGTGTCTTCAGAAGTAAACACCCCACTTTCTAGTAGTGTTCTTACTGATGTGAACAATGCTAAGTTATTTGTGGTTGGTGCTGGTGGAATCGGGTGTGAGCTGCTTAAGAACTTGGTGTTGACTGGGTTTCGGAACATTGAGGTTATTGACTTGGATACTATAGATGTTAGCAACCTAAATCGACAgtttttattccaaaaaaaGCATGTTGGAAAGTCAAAAGCAATGGTGGCTAAAGAAAGTGTCCTCCGGCTTTGCCCCAAAGCGAATATTAATGCACGCCATGATTCGATTTTCAACCCACAATACAACATGCAATTTTTTAAGCAGTTTGATCTTGTATTAAATGCCCTCGATAACAGAGCAGCGAGGAATCATGTAAACCGGATGTGTCTAGCGGCAGATGTTCCATTGATTGAAAGTGGTTCTGCGGGTTACCTTGGACAAGTTACAGTgattaaaaaaagtgtaacAGAATGTTATGAGTGTCAGCCGGCTCCAAGGCAGAAGAGTTTTCCTGGATGCACGATACGGAACACACCATCGGAGCTGATCCACTGCATCGTTTGGGCAAAGTATCTTTTTAATCAGCTCTTTGGGGAAGAAGATGCGGACCAAGATGTTTCACCGGATACAGCAGACCCAGAAGCTGCAAATAATCCTGGAGAAAAGGGAGATGGCTCTTCTGAAGAGAATAATAGCCATGATTTAGATAAACCAAGAATCAGTACGAGAGAGTGGGCAAGAGAATGCGATTACGAtgcagaaaaaatattcaataaacttTTCCATACCGACATAAACTATTTATTGTCTATGGATAAACTCTGGCAAAAGAGAACACCTCCAAAGCCTGTACTGTGGGCTGAATGTCAAGAAATACAAGAGAGACAGTTGGATCATCAAACTGTAATGACATTGCAGGAAAATGCAAGATTATTTTCTGAAAGTATTAATGCTTTGAAAGATGAATTTAAAAAGCAGGGGGATGGCGGTATGTTGGTGTGGGACAAAGATGAAGATCCTGCCATGAACTTTACGTCCTCAGTGGCGAACATAAGGGCTCATATATTCCATATTgaagaaaaaagttgttttgaaGTCAAATCTATGGCAGGCAATATTATTCCTGCTATAGCTTCAACTAATGCAATTGTTGCTGGATTAATTGTGCTGCAAGCACTTTGTTTAATTCGTAAGCGCTTTGCGGACTGTCGTACTGTCTATGTTTGTGAAGCTGTTAACGACACTAAAAAGCTGCTAAAACCATGCACATTAGACCCACCCAAAAGGGGGTGTTATGTCTGTGCGGAAAAGCCTGAAATTACTTTGAAGCTAAACACTAAGACACTAACATGTGAGCAGTTTCGGGATAAAATCCTAAAGTCCCACCTTGGGATGCTTGCTCCGGATGTAGAGATCTTGGATGGGAGAGGAACGATCCTCATCTCAAGTGAAGAGGATGAAGAAGAGAATCAATCTCTTGGACAAACTTTAGACTCATTTAATATAACTCATGGAAGTCGTTTAAGAGCGGATGATTTCCTCCAAAATTACGACATTGTCGTCAACATCCTCCATGAGGAGAATCTTCCGGATGACATGATCTTCCAAGTCTCTGAGACCAAAGGAACTATTGGTGCAAGCGCtgaaaaagaaacaacacCTGAAAACAATACAGAAGAAAATTCAGTAGTCCAAGAagataaaattgaaataattgaAGATGCAGATCCATCCGCATCTCAAGATGAAATTCCTCGAAAGAGGAAACGGTCTTCCACCAACGATAAAGATTCTGTTCTTATAGACTCGTCAAAACGTTCAAAACAATGTGATGACAGTGTAATAGTAAATGATGataataatgttgttgttttagattAA
- the LOC100180975 gene encoding AP-3 complex subunit sigma-2 isoform X2, which yields MIKAILVFNNHGKPRLLRFYQHYTEEQQQQIVRETFHLVSRRDDDVCSFLEGGTLIGGSDYKLIYRHYATLYFVFCVDSSESELGILDLIQVFVETLDRCFENVCELDLIFHVDKVQYILAEIVMGGMVLETNMNDICSRFLEQDKLEKSENRVIPEEVEKVISVVLNR from the exons atgattaaagcTATTTTAGTATTCAACAACCACGGGAAACCAAGGCTCTTACGCTTCTACCAGCATTAC ACTGAGGAACAGCAGCAACAAATAGTGCGAGAAACTTTTCACCTCGTATCAAGGAGAGATGATGACGTTTGTAGTTTCCTGGAAGGTGGAAC TTTAATTGGGGGTTCCGattacaaacttatttatcgaCATTACGCAACACTTTACTTTGTATTCTGTGTGGATTCTTCTGAAAGTGAACTTGGTATACTAGATTTAATACag GTTTTTGTTGAAACACTGGATCgttgttttgaaaatgtttgtgAACTTGATCTTATCTTCCATGTAGACAAG GTTCAGTACATACTTGCCGAGATAGTAATGGGGGGAATGGTCCTTGAAACCAACATGAATGATATTTGCTCTAGGTTTCTTGAGCAAGATAAGCTGGAAAAGTCTGAG AATCGTGTAATTCCTGAAGAAGTGGAAAAAGTGATCTCAGTCGTATTAAACAGATAA
- the LOC100180975 gene encoding AP-3 complex subunit sigma-2 isoform X1 — translation MIKAILVFNNHGKPRLLRFYQHYTEEQQQQIVRETFHLVSRRDDDVCSFLEGGTLIGGSDYKLIYRHYATLYFVFCVDSSESELGILDLIQVFVETLDRCFENVCELDLIFHVDKVQYILAEIVMGGMVLETNMNDICSRFLEQDKLEKSEAGLSAAPAKAAAALKNIDLPSLPKDLKLPDLPKLPSFR, via the exons atgattaaagcTATTTTAGTATTCAACAACCACGGGAAACCAAGGCTCTTACGCTTCTACCAGCATTAC ACTGAGGAACAGCAGCAACAAATAGTGCGAGAAACTTTTCACCTCGTATCAAGGAGAGATGATGACGTTTGTAGTTTCCTGGAAGGTGGAAC TTTAATTGGGGGTTCCGattacaaacttatttatcgaCATTACGCAACACTTTACTTTGTATTCTGTGTGGATTCTTCTGAAAGTGAACTTGGTATACTAGATTTAATACag GTTTTTGTTGAAACACTGGATCgttgttttgaaaatgtttgtgAACTTGATCTTATCTTCCATGTAGACAAG GTTCAGTACATACTTGCCGAGATAGTAATGGGGGGAATGGTCCTTGAAACCAACATGAATGATATTTGCTCTAGGTTTCTTGAGCAAGATAAGCTGGAAAAGTCTGAG GCTGGTTTATCTGCAGCACCAGCGAAAGCAGCAGCTGCACTTAAGAACATTGACTTACCAAGTTTACCTAAGGATCTCAAACTACCAGACCTACCAAAGCTTCCATCTTTTAGATGA